From Burkholderia sp. WP9, a single genomic window includes:
- a CDS encoding TIM barrel protein, producing the protein MNRPLHHMDFIFQTTLGTYPLAAQCEMLAEAGYQGLTVSAWSKELKSLPRVKQNWGLDVGAIYLIYRQGLESFVTGIFESIEGCNSIELALHAGDEVSDADRRMIERVLPICERRGIDIALYPHVRYGMQTTSEAVALCREFNHPNLGIVFNGYHWFATQEKALEQRLDAIWPWLRQVNLAGCRLSPLGWGGAATIEPLDEGEMDNFVLLGALDRRGYLGRFGVLGWESMGGDVYGNLQRSHSAFRSMECRLAAHPEWAVMTPLPY; encoded by the coding sequence ATGAACCGCCCGCTGCATCACATGGATTTCATCTTTCAGACCACGCTGGGTACCTATCCGCTGGCCGCGCAATGCGAGATGCTCGCCGAAGCCGGCTACCAGGGGTTGACTGTTTCGGCCTGGAGCAAAGAGCTGAAATCGCTGCCTCGCGTGAAACAGAACTGGGGGCTCGACGTCGGGGCAATTTATCTGATCTACCGTCAGGGCCTCGAATCGTTTGTCACCGGCATCTTTGAATCGATCGAAGGCTGCAACAGCATTGAACTGGCTTTGCATGCAGGCGACGAGGTGAGCGATGCGGATCGGCGAATGATCGAGCGCGTCCTGCCAATCTGCGAGCGCCGCGGCATCGACATCGCTCTTTATCCGCACGTTCGCTATGGCATGCAGACCACGTCGGAAGCGGTTGCATTGTGCCGGGAATTCAATCACCCAAATCTCGGGATTGTATTCAACGGCTATCACTGGTTCGCGACGCAGGAGAAGGCGCTCGAGCAGCGTCTTGATGCCATCTGGCCGTGGCTGCGGCAAGTCAATCTCGCCGGCTGCCGGCTGTCGCCGCTAGGCTGGGGTGGCGCCGCGACGATTGAGCCCCTCGACGAAGGCGAAATGGACAACTTCGTATTGCTCGGTGCGCTGGATCGGCGCGGCTATCTCGGGCGATTCGGCGTGCTGGGCTGGGAGAGCATGGGAGGAGATGTCTACGGCAACCTGCAGCGCTCGCACTCCGCGTTCCGCTCAATGGAGTGCAGACTGGCAGCCCACCCCGAGTGGGCGGTCATGACGCCGTTGCCTTATTAG
- a CDS encoding TIM barrel protein, giving the protein MLAELGYDGITVSAWGGTPYTDLSLLPTVKARHGLDVAALYLVLHEGRNDAALRRIVEAVEGVELIELAVQTSMNGNGAILRAIESLLLIAERRGLRIALYPHLKHVTQTTSQVVRLCEHFDHPRLGMSFNGYHWYASQEGQLDERLAAIRPWLMQVVLSGSAMSPLGWGGVATMEPLDRGELDNLAVLAAVDRIGYTGSVGVLGWDYGGDVYLKLQRCLRTLRAMDERLESHPAWADIAPRR; this is encoded by the coding sequence ATGCTCGCCGAACTCGGCTATGACGGCATCACCGTGTCGGCGTGGGGCGGCACGCCCTATACCGACCTGTCGCTGCTTCCGACGGTCAAGGCGCGGCATGGCCTGGACGTCGCGGCACTTTATCTAGTCCTCCATGAAGGCCGGAACGACGCGGCGTTGCGTCGGATCGTCGAAGCCGTGGAGGGCGTCGAGCTGATCGAGCTTGCCGTGCAGACCTCGATGAACGGCAACGGCGCGATTCTGCGCGCGATCGAATCGTTGCTGCTGATCGCTGAGCGTCGCGGTCTGCGCATCGCACTGTATCCCCACCTGAAGCATGTGACGCAGACCACGTCCCAAGTCGTGCGCCTGTGTGAGCACTTCGACCATCCGCGCCTTGGGATGTCCTTCAACGGCTACCACTGGTACGCCAGCCAGGAAGGACAACTAGACGAGCGACTGGCGGCCATCAGACCGTGGCTGATGCAGGTCGTACTGTCCGGCAGCGCGATGTCGCCGCTCGGATGGGGCGGCGTCGCGACGATGGAGCCGCTCGACAGGGGCGAACTCGACAACCTGGCGGTGCTGGCCGCGGTCGATCGGATCGGCTACACCGGCAGCGTAGGCGTCCTTGGCTGGGATTACGGTGGCGACGTGTACCTGAAGCTTCAGCGTTGCCTGCGCACGCTGCGCGCGATGGATGAGCGCCTGGAAAGTCATCCAGCCTGGGCGGACATCGCCCCACGACGTTGA
- a CDS encoding SDR family NAD(P)-dependent oxidoreductase: MPEVQHQPTILIAGASRGIGLGLVREYLARGWRVIATERKPSPALAAVATDAGANLVIKTLDINDRANISTLADDLDGESLDVLFVNAGVSDNPKQTINEISTEEFAHVMVTNALSPLRIIETLSPLVRKDGSVAAMSTALGSIANNTDGGYETYRASKVALNMLLRSFVARAGEQRSFLALMPGWVKTDMGGPDAPVEVSDSVRGLADVVAQHAGKQGLVFVDYQGNTIPW, from the coding sequence ATGCCTGAAGTTCAACATCAACCCACTATCCTGATCGCCGGTGCATCGCGCGGCATCGGTCTGGGACTCGTTCGCGAATATCTCGCTCGCGGCTGGCGAGTGATCGCAACGGAGCGCAAGCCGTCGCCCGCACTCGCTGCAGTCGCGACCGATGCGGGCGCCAATCTGGTCATCAAGACGTTGGATATAAATGATCGTGCCAACATTTCGACGTTAGCGGACGATCTGGACGGAGAGTCGCTCGATGTCCTTTTCGTGAACGCAGGCGTTAGCGACAATCCTAAGCAAACTATCAACGAAATCAGCACGGAGGAGTTTGCGCATGTGATGGTGACAAACGCGTTGAGCCCGCTTCGGATCATTGAAACGTTGAGCCCGCTGGTGAGGAAGGACGGCAGCGTGGCGGCCATGTCAACGGCTCTCGGTAGCATCGCCAACAATACGGATGGCGGCTATGAGACTTACCGTGCCAGCAAGGTGGCATTGAACATGTTGCTGCGCAGCTTCGTTGCGCGCGCAGGGGAGCAACGATCGTTTCTGGCGCTGATGCCTGGTTGGGTGAAAACCGATATGGGTGGACCCGACGCGCCGGTCGAGGTAAGCGACAGTGTCCGAGGCCTCGCGGACGTAGTCGCTCAGCACGCCGGTAAGCAGGGACTCGTGTTTGTCGACTATCAGGGCAACACGATTCCCTGGTAG
- a CDS encoding LLM class flavin-dependent oxidoreductase → MTALSVLDLMMIGEGKVFADTIADATMLARHVESCGYRRYWIAEHHDLPGIASSATTLLIQHLAAATKRLRVGAGGIMLPNHSPLVVAEHFATLETLFPKRIDLGLGRAAGSAGSAIHALRGDASERNFEADIGLLEDYLRDNGRQPVRGIPGVHDVPLWMLGSSPQSADLAAKRGLPYVFASHFAPRFLTNAVRHYREHFRPSAMLSEPYVIAGINVIAAESEAEAAYLASSHFHWVNRLHQGRPGPLPLPEEGYLQSLSASEQRGLAQAMACTVVGNRRQVGDGLRQFVEMTGADELIIDARIHDPSARCRSYQLAAESLDVRAA, encoded by the coding sequence TTGACAGCTTTATCCGTACTTGACCTGATGATGATCGGCGAAGGCAAAGTGTTTGCCGATACCATCGCCGACGCCACGATGCTGGCCCGACATGTCGAATCATGCGGCTATCGACGCTATTGGATCGCCGAGCACCATGACCTCCCGGGCATCGCGTCGTCAGCGACGACGTTGCTGATTCAGCACCTCGCCGCAGCCACCAAGCGACTGCGGGTGGGGGCCGGCGGCATCATGCTGCCCAACCATTCGCCGCTGGTCGTGGCGGAGCACTTCGCCACCCTCGAGACGCTGTTCCCGAAACGTATCGATCTAGGTCTTGGGCGAGCCGCGGGATCAGCGGGGTCCGCGATCCACGCGTTGCGGGGCGACGCCTCGGAACGGAATTTCGAGGCGGACATCGGCTTGCTCGAAGACTATCTGCGGGACAACGGCCGACAGCCCGTGCGCGGCATTCCCGGTGTTCACGACGTTCCGCTCTGGATGCTGGGGTCGAGCCCGCAGAGTGCGGATCTGGCAGCGAAGCGGGGCTTGCCGTATGTGTTTGCGTCGCATTTCGCGCCCCGCTTCCTGACAAATGCCGTGCGCCACTACCGTGAGCACTTCCGGCCGTCTGCGATGCTAAGCGAGCCGTATGTGATTGCCGGAATCAATGTGATTGCCGCTGAAAGCGAGGCCGAAGCGGCCTATCTGGCCAGCTCGCATTTCCACTGGGTGAATCGGCTTCACCAGGGCCGGCCGGGTCCATTGCCGCTTCCCGAAGAAGGCTATCTTCAAAGCCTGTCGGCCTCCGAGCAGCGCGGCCTGGCGCAGGCGATGGCGTGCACCGTCGTGGGCAACCGACGGCAGGTCGGCGACGGCTTGCGCCAGTTTGTGGAGATGACCGGCGCGGACGAGTTGATCATCGATGCCCGCATTCACGATCCGTCAGCTCGTTGTCGTTCGTATCAGCTGGCTGCGGAATCGCTAGATGTGCGGGCCGCGTAG
- a CDS encoding LysR family transcriptional regulator: MDRLTSMSVFVKAVELGSFSAAGDALQMSSQLVGKHVQHIEHRLGGRLLNRTTRRQSLTEFGRSFYERAKFILAEVEVAEGLAAETRALPTGKLRVNAPVSFGVHSLSQRLPDYLKAYPQVDVELSLSNREVNLIDEGFDVVFRVGALTDSRLVAISLTPYRLVLCAAPSYVKRHPPLLTPLDLQNQECLGFGHTELRTHWTFEGPTGRVAVPITSRLTSDHGEALLFSALAGLGVILQPIELVRSALDSGQLVALLPDYSIPTRPMHMLYAPDRRVTPKVRSFLDFAAAEFGAIDFTMD; the protein is encoded by the coding sequence ATGGACCGATTGACTAGCATGTCCGTGTTTGTCAAAGCCGTCGAACTTGGGTCGTTCAGCGCGGCTGGTGACGCCTTGCAGATGTCGTCGCAACTCGTCGGCAAGCACGTCCAGCATATTGAGCATCGATTGGGGGGGCGTCTCCTGAACCGGACGACCCGGCGCCAGAGTCTCACTGAGTTCGGTCGTTCGTTCTACGAGCGTGCCAAGTTCATCCTGGCGGAAGTCGAGGTCGCCGAAGGCCTTGCCGCAGAAACGCGTGCGCTACCCACCGGCAAACTTCGAGTGAATGCGCCGGTGAGCTTTGGCGTGCATTCACTCTCACAACGGCTGCCCGACTATCTGAAGGCGTATCCGCAGGTCGATGTCGAATTGAGTCTGTCAAATCGGGAAGTGAATTTGATCGACGAGGGGTTTGATGTCGTTTTCCGGGTTGGGGCGCTCACTGATAGTCGATTGGTAGCGATATCGTTGACTCCCTACAGGCTCGTGTTGTGTGCGGCGCCGAGTTACGTGAAGAGGCACCCGCCGCTTCTGACGCCACTCGATCTGCAAAACCAAGAATGTCTTGGGTTTGGGCATACGGAATTGCGAACACATTGGACGTTTGAAGGGCCAACTGGTCGAGTGGCGGTCCCTATTACCAGCCGCTTGACGTCTGACCATGGTGAAGCGTTGCTATTCTCGGCGCTCGCGGGCCTTGGGGTCATCCTTCAGCCAATCGAGTTGGTGAGATCCGCGCTGGACAGTGGGCAACTCGTGGCATTGTTGCCCGATTACTCGATCCCAACGCGTCCAATGCACATGCTCTACGCTCCGGACCGGCGGGTCACACCGAAAGTTCGAAGCTTTCTGGATTTTGCCGCCGCGGAATTCGGCGCAATCGATTTTACGATGGACTAG
- a CDS encoding LysR family transcriptional regulator codes for MNSLESLNGIATFVATARSSSFTEAADQLGISKSAVGKSIGRLEQRLGVKLFHRTTRRIKLSADGEAYFAACAMALDEITAAESALGPGSREPAGRLRIDMASAFGRQCIMPVLLELGNTYPRLQFTMTFTDHVIDPVEEGVDLAIRFGELADSSGVVARRLASQQWVICGSPAYLAREGTPHTLDDISAHRCVVGYRRGQPLSWRVKQNGRSFRIHPPSTHQISDGEAMIDAAAAGLGLCQMPLSLFRKHIDAGRLVTVLDDYRPDPVDVHAVWPQVAHLRPKVRHVVDALVELGRQGRFD; via the coding sequence ATGAACTCACTCGAATCCCTCAATGGCATCGCCACATTCGTAGCCACCGCGCGTTCGTCCAGCTTCACGGAGGCTGCGGATCAACTCGGCATTTCGAAGTCTGCCGTCGGCAAATCGATCGGGCGTCTGGAGCAACGGCTTGGCGTCAAGTTGTTTCACCGCACGACCCGCCGCATTAAGCTGTCAGCGGATGGTGAAGCTTATTTCGCCGCGTGCGCAATGGCGCTAGACGAGATTACGGCGGCGGAGTCTGCCCTTGGTCCGGGTTCACGCGAACCCGCTGGGCGGCTGCGGATAGACATGGCTTCCGCTTTTGGAAGGCAATGCATAATGCCGGTTCTACTGGAGCTCGGAAACACCTATCCGCGGCTCCAGTTCACCATGACGTTCACCGATCACGTGATTGATCCAGTTGAGGAAGGAGTCGACCTGGCGATCCGTTTCGGCGAACTTGCAGACTCTAGCGGGGTCGTTGCGCGGCGGCTGGCATCGCAACAATGGGTGATTTGTGGATCGCCTGCATATTTGGCTCGTGAAGGTACACCGCACACCCTCGACGACATCAGCGCGCACAGATGTGTGGTGGGTTATCGCCGTGGTCAGCCGCTGTCGTGGCGGGTCAAGCAGAACGGACGCTCGTTCCGGATTCACCCTCCATCGACACATCAGATCAGCGATGGCGAAGCGATGATCGACGCTGCTGCCGCAGGTCTCGGTCTATGTCAGATGCCTTTGTCGCTTTTTCGCAAGCACATCGATGCCGGCCGCCTCGTCACCGTTCTCGACGACTACCGCCCGGATCCAGTCGATGTGCATGCGGTGTGGCCGCAAGTTGCGCATTTGCGGCCGAAGGTACGGCATGTTGTCGACGCGCTGGTTGAGCTAGGACGTCAGGGGCGCTTTGATTAG
- a CDS encoding LLM class oxidoreductase: MATISSTGQLLPELARHPGYSRLFQPGHLTFGFIAPLESYPDTPGPTLAGHAELAKRVDDAGFSAIWLRDVPFYDPNFGDVGQVLDPLIYAGYLAAITRRITIGTAGIVLPLRDPLIVAKQVATVDQLLGGRFVLGLATGDRPAEYPAFGVEFENRAERFRDALDVIRAATEQTWPIHASRFYGHLSGTLELVPKPVGRRVPVVVIGHAGQTTEWTASRTDGILSYISNPSRIPEIVDQWRAACGTDVFKPYGYGTLFDLDRDPNMPIQPGRVLRGGRNALRELWLRQQEQGVSHVALHFKPQRRAASEVVDELGEHLLPLFPSLKPGVQS, from the coding sequence ATGGCGACAATTTCATCGACCGGCCAACTTCTGCCCGAGCTTGCGCGGCATCCAGGCTACTCCCGTCTTTTCCAACCTGGCCACCTGACCTTCGGTTTCATCGCGCCGCTAGAAAGTTATCCCGATACCCCTGGCCCGACCTTGGCCGGTCACGCCGAATTGGCGAAAAGGGTGGACGATGCGGGTTTCTCAGCCATCTGGCTGCGCGATGTGCCGTTCTACGACCCGAATTTCGGCGATGTCGGCCAGGTTCTGGATCCTCTGATCTATGCCGGCTACCTCGCCGCAATCACGCGTCGCATCACGATAGGTACTGCGGGCATCGTACTGCCGCTCCGTGATCCGTTGATTGTGGCCAAGCAGGTTGCTACGGTCGACCAGTTGTTGGGCGGACGTTTCGTGCTCGGTCTCGCGACCGGCGACCGGCCCGCCGAATATCCGGCATTCGGCGTCGAATTCGAGAATCGCGCGGAGCGTTTCAGAGACGCGTTGGACGTCATCCGCGCTGCGACAGAGCAAACCTGGCCCATTCATGCCTCGCGCTTCTATGGTCACCTGAGCGGCACGCTTGAACTCGTGCCCAAGCCGGTGGGCAGGCGGGTGCCCGTCGTCGTGATCGGACACGCAGGACAGACGACAGAATGGACGGCGAGTCGTACCGACGGGATCCTTTCCTACATCTCCAATCCATCGCGAATTCCTGAGATTGTCGATCAATGGCGAGCCGCGTGCGGGACGGATGTCTTCAAACCCTACGGATACGGCACGCTGTTCGACCTCGACCGGGATCCCAACATGCCGATTCAGCCAGGTCGCGTGCTGCGCGGCGGACGCAATGCGCTTCGCGAACTGTGGTTGCGGCAACAGGAGCAGGGCGTCTCGCACGTAGCGCTTCATTTCAAACCCCAACGGCGCGCCGCGTCGGAAGTCGTCGACGAGCTCGGAGAGCACCTGTTGCCGCTGTTTCCGAGCCTCAAGCCGGGAGTTCAGTCATGA
- a CDS encoding 4-oxalocrotonate tautomerase family protein, with protein MPVVRVSWFEGKDNTAKKAVAAEITESIVKNTGTDPKYIYVIFEDVAPSNWAGAGQLFGGDPVSP; from the coding sequence ATGCCCGTCGTGCGAGTCAGTTGGTTTGAAGGAAAGGACAACACTGCAAAAAAAGCAGTCGCTGCTGAAATCACAGAAAGCATCGTCAAGAATACCGGCACCGACCCGAAGTACATTTATGTCATCTTCGAAGACGTCGCGCCTTCGAACTGGGCGGGCGCAGGTCAACTGTTCGGGGGCGATCCAGTATCGCCGTGA
- a CDS encoding plasmid pRiA4b ORF-3 family protein, whose translation MTLTRKPALRAVNSPAPVYQLHIELKYLKPAVWRRVLVPASIKLPKLHVLLLWAMGWDGGHLHEFVFGDINYGVPDPDFPSDPPMLNEARVSLGRALGALKSFTYIYDYGDNWQHRVKVEKVLPPDPELRSPICLGGRNACPPEDVGGVPGYIEFLDAIIDPAHEEHHRLLDWCGGSFDPSAFDLQGLNERLFEIKF comes from the coding sequence ATGACATTGACTCGCAAACCCGCGTTACGCGCGGTCAACTCACCGGCACCGGTCTACCAACTGCACATCGAGCTGAAGTATCTGAAGCCGGCGGTCTGGAGGCGGGTTCTGGTCCCCGCCTCGATCAAGCTGCCGAAGCTGCATGTCCTGCTGCTGTGGGCGATGGGCTGGGATGGCGGCCATCTGCACGAATTCGTGTTCGGCGACATCAACTACGGGGTGCCCGATCCGGACTTCCCGAGTGACCCTCCGATGCTCAACGAAGCGCGGGTGAGCCTGGGCCGTGCGCTCGGTGCGCTGAAGTCATTCACCTACATCTACGATTACGGTGACAACTGGCAGCATCGTGTGAAGGTCGAGAAGGTCCTGCCGCCTGATCCTGAGTTGCGCTCGCCCATCTGCCTGGGCGGCCGCAATGCCTGTCCGCCGGAAGATGTTGGCGGTGTACCCGGCTACATCGAGTTCCTCGACGCGATCATCGATCCCGCTCATGAGGAACACCACCGGTTGCTCGACTGGTGCGGCGGTAGTTTCGATCCTTCTGCCTTTGACCTCCAAGGCCTCAACGAACGCCTCTTCGAGATCAAATTCTGA
- a CDS encoding LysR family transcriptional regulator gives MDYFGALGAFVHSAETRSFTEAGRRLGVSSSAIGKSVVRLEEELGVRLFHRSTRAITLTSEGSRFLQRCYRIIAEFDTARAEVTEAAGKPQGKLRVGLPQLGMHLMPLLIAFQKQFPQIQLELDFSDRLVNVIDEGFDAVMRIGVVDDSRLTMRKLNGYQHRLVAAPSYVSLHGMPSRPADLPSHACLRYRYPSTGKLAPWPLVSRGQPVNVELPQTAVTNAIDPLLEMAETGLGIALLPDFIVSNALENGRLVLVLEKHIQDHRDVCLLWPSSRQPLPKIKAFVDFMVAQMGDSRAKQERPGEKIVEPVAKHRLRTVPRRTGSSA, from the coding sequence ATGGATTACTTTGGGGCGCTGGGCGCGTTCGTTCACTCAGCCGAAACGCGCAGCTTCACCGAGGCCGGTCGCAGGCTGGGCGTCTCGTCTTCCGCTATTGGCAAGTCGGTCGTGCGACTGGAGGAGGAATTAGGCGTCAGGCTGTTCCACCGCTCAACACGCGCCATAACACTGACTTCGGAAGGCAGCCGATTCCTGCAGCGCTGCTATCGGATCATTGCGGAGTTCGATACCGCGAGGGCGGAGGTGACCGAAGCCGCTGGCAAGCCACAAGGCAAGTTGCGCGTCGGTCTCCCACAACTTGGCATGCATTTGATGCCTCTACTGATCGCATTCCAAAAGCAGTTCCCGCAGATTCAACTCGAACTGGACTTTAGTGACAGGCTCGTCAATGTGATCGACGAGGGGTTCGACGCGGTCATGCGGATCGGAGTCGTCGACGATTCGCGCCTGACGATGCGCAAGCTCAATGGCTACCAACATCGCCTGGTTGCGGCACCATCCTATGTATCGCTGCACGGCATGCCGTCCCGGCCCGCGGATCTGCCAAGTCATGCGTGCTTGCGCTATCGCTATCCCAGCACCGGTAAGCTCGCGCCGTGGCCGCTGGTATCACGCGGCCAGCCAGTCAACGTCGAACTTCCACAAACCGCAGTTACCAATGCGATCGACCCATTGCTCGAAATGGCTGAAACCGGGCTGGGGATTGCGCTCCTACCCGACTTCATTGTGTCGAATGCGCTCGAGAATGGCCGCCTGGTTTTGGTACTGGAAAAGCACATTCAAGATCACCGCGACGTCTGCCTGCTTTGGCCATCTAGTCGCCAACCGCTGCCCAAGATCAAGGCATTCGTCGATTTCATGGTTGCGCAGATGGGCGACAGTCGAGCGAAACAGGAGAGGCCCGGCGAAAAGATTGTCGAGCCTGTCGCAAAGCATCGTCTTCGCACCGTCCCCCGCCGAACAGGCAGTTCAGCCTAG
- a CDS encoding alpha/beta hydrolase: MTNSALDVLGKDFTFPQALSDFPSKLSEFADLCIGHFTTSDGVRLAYWAAGAGEPLVFIPGWSGNGAQYVNLLYALKRHYRVYVLDVRNQGLSQRVDYGNRIARYAVDLRDFGDHLRLQKANYCGWSMGAAVLWSYVDLFGTGSIRKAAFVDEPISIYAHSNWSEEERRNAGGMTTSVERMVAAFTEGAPTNNLIVDMKAIERYSQMDSPYFINSESFANEFVKNDPKALSRVLFDHAMNDWRDVIKHKMNIPVAIFSVSDIWRPS, translated from the coding sequence ATGACTAATTCGGCACTTGATGTCCTCGGCAAGGACTTTACTTTTCCTCAAGCCTTGAGCGACTTTCCATCAAAGCTGTCAGAGTTCGCCGACCTCTGCATTGGCCACTTCACCACGAGTGACGGCGTCAGGCTAGCCTATTGGGCCGCCGGCGCGGGCGAGCCTCTTGTCTTCATCCCCGGCTGGTCCGGCAACGGCGCGCAATACGTAAACCTTCTTTACGCACTGAAGCGGCACTACCGGGTTTATGTGCTCGATGTCCGAAATCAAGGACTTTCACAGCGTGTCGACTATGGCAATCGGATCGCCAGATACGCCGTCGACCTGAGGGATTTTGGCGACCACCTGCGCTTGCAGAAGGCAAACTATTGCGGCTGGTCGATGGGAGCCGCTGTCTTGTGGAGCTATGTGGATCTATTCGGAACCGGGAGTATTCGAAAAGCGGCGTTTGTCGATGAACCGATTTCGATCTATGCCCATTCAAACTGGTCGGAAGAAGAACGGCGTAACGCTGGTGGGATGACGACCTCGGTAGAAAGAATGGTTGCCGCTTTCACTGAAGGGGCGCCCACCAACAATCTCATAGTCGACATGAAGGCGATCGAACGCTATTCGCAAATGGACTCTCCCTATTTCATCAACTCCGAAAGCTTTGCCAATGAGTTCGTGAAGAATGATCCGAAAGCGCTGTCACGCGTACTGTTTGATCATGCAATGAACGACTGGCGCGACGTCATCAAACACAAGATGAATATACCTGTCGCCATCTTTTCCGTAAGCGACATTTGGCGGCCGTCTTGA
- a CDS encoding S-(hydroxymethyl)glutathione dehydrogenase/class III alcohol dehydrogenase, whose translation MKSRAAVAFGPGKPLEIVELDVEPPRAGEVLVKITHTGVCHTDAFTMSGDDPEGLFPVVLGHEGAGIVVEVGEGVLSVKPGDHVIPLYTAECGECLFCKSGKTNLCVAVRATQGKGLMPDGTTRFSYNGQPIYHYMGCSTFSEYTVVAEVSLAKINPDANPEHVCLLGCGVTTGIGAVHNTAKVQPGDSVAVFGLGGIGLAVVQGARQAKAGRIIAVDTNPEKFELARVFGATDFVNPKDHAKPVQQVIIDMTGWGVDHSFECIGNVNVMRAALECAHRGWGQSVVIGVAGAGQEISTRPFQLVTGRTWKGSAFGGVKGRSQLPGMVEDAMRGEIQLAPFVTHTMPLERINEAFDLMHEGKSIRTVINY comes from the coding sequence ATGAAATCACGCGCTGCTGTTGCATTCGGCCCCGGTAAGCCACTTGAAATCGTAGAGCTAGATGTCGAGCCGCCGCGCGCCGGCGAAGTTCTCGTCAAGATTACGCATACCGGTGTTTGCCACACGGACGCCTTCACAATGTCTGGCGATGATCCTGAAGGACTCTTCCCGGTTGTTCTTGGACATGAAGGCGCGGGTATCGTCGTCGAAGTCGGCGAGGGTGTCTTGAGTGTGAAACCGGGTGACCACGTGATCCCGTTGTACACGGCGGAGTGCGGTGAATGCCTGTTTTGCAAGTCGGGTAAGACCAATCTTTGCGTGGCGGTGCGCGCGACTCAAGGCAAGGGCTTGATGCCCGATGGCACAACCCGGTTCTCGTATAACGGTCAGCCGATCTATCACTACATGGGGTGTTCGACTTTCAGCGAATACACGGTGGTCGCTGAAGTATCGTTGGCAAAGATCAATCCCGATGCCAACCCCGAGCATGTCTGTCTCCTTGGCTGCGGGGTCACAACCGGAATTGGCGCCGTCCACAATACGGCCAAAGTGCAACCGGGGGATAGTGTCGCGGTCTTTGGACTGGGAGGCATTGGTCTGGCTGTCGTCCAGGGTGCCCGTCAGGCGAAGGCGGGACGCATTATCGCGGTTGATACAAATCCGGAAAAATTCGAGCTCGCGCGTGTATTTGGCGCGACGGACTTCGTGAATCCGAAGGATCATGCAAAGCCCGTACAGCAGGTCATCATCGATATGACAGGGTGGGGCGTTGATCACTCTTTTGAATGCATCGGCAATGTGAATGTCATGCGCGCGGCGCTTGAATGTGCCCATCGCGGATGGGGACAGTCGGTAGTGATCGGGGTAGCAGGGGCAGGCCAAGAAATTTCTACGAGGCCATTTCAGTTGGTCACCGGCCGTACATGGAAAGGTTCGGCGTTCGGCGGCGTGAAGGGGCGCAGCCAGCTTCCTGGAATGGTCGAGGACGCGATGCGTGGCGAAATCCAGCTCGCTCCGTTCGTGACGCACACAATGCCGCTCGAGCGAATCAATGAAGCTTTCGACCTTATGCACGAAGGGAAATCCATTCGTACTGTCATCAATTATTGA
- the frmR gene encoding formaldehyde-responsive transcriptional repressor FrmR: MPHTIEEQKRVLARVRRIKGQLDALENALVSGTECGPILQQIAAVRGAVNGLMAGVLESHLREEFPPVGKVTDSQQASIENVVSLVKSYLK; this comes from the coding sequence ATGCCACATACAATCGAAGAGCAAAAGCGCGTTCTAGCCCGCGTTCGTCGCATCAAGGGCCAACTCGACGCGCTGGAGAATGCGTTAGTGTCGGGTACGGAATGCGGTCCTATCCTTCAGCAAATTGCCGCGGTTAGAGGGGCGGTGAACGGATTGATGGCGGGAGTTCTCGAAAGTCATTTGCGAGAGGAATTCCCACCAGTGGGAAAGGTGACCGACTCGCAGCAAGCTTCGATCGAGAATGTCGTCTCCCTCGTCAAGTCCTACCTGAAATGA
- a CDS encoding antibiotic biosynthesis monooxygenase family protein, which translates to MHNEITCVFSLEVKPGRFEQFKQLIAEIVPLAKAEPGTIMYEYSSSADGNVVHIVERYRNSRAITEHVELTFAPYAERFLSLVTVKALTVYGDPDQAARQKLDAFGPSYLVQFDGFKRWD; encoded by the coding sequence ATGCACAATGAAATAACATGCGTCTTTTCGCTCGAAGTTAAACCCGGAAGATTCGAGCAGTTCAAACAGTTGATTGCTGAAATCGTTCCGCTGGCCAAGGCGGAGCCGGGAACGATCATGTATGAATACAGTTCGAGCGCTGACGGCAACGTAGTCCATATCGTTGAGCGTTACCGGAATTCAAGGGCTATCACCGAGCACGTCGAGTTGACCTTCGCGCCCTATGCTGAGCGCTTTCTGTCGTTAGTGACAGTCAAAGCGCTCACCGTCTACGGCGATCCTGATCAGGCGGCGCGGCAAAAGCTCGACGCCTTCGGCCCTTCCTACCTGGTCCAGTTCGACGGATTCAAGCGTTGGGACTAG